One genomic segment of Gossypium arboreum isolate Shixiya-1 chromosome 3, ASM2569848v2, whole genome shotgun sequence includes these proteins:
- the LOC108481438 gene encoding uncharacterized protein LOC108481438, with protein sequence MRERERDFATLVDKAKIVEEVNRTKCQNQERGRSKRNSEPSSFVQRPKKKARVDGPISVGAPIATTGQLSCIDYGRCTVPPLRGRGQARGSNGLGHSQRAPGRGAGHTEAKQQALVYTAYCREDGDTLDVITGSTHSYIACTMSENLSILVESTTSEVTVLSSLGQSVRVNKLFRDVPLEVQVAIFLADLMELPFGEFNLILGIDWLVKHRVSLNCVTKRVVLRTEEGSKDIKTVKDFPDVFPEELLGLLSNCEVEFEIELLPGTTSVSIAPYRMIPKELVKFKAQIQKLLDRGFICPSMSPWGAPILREKQLYGKFCKCEFQLRKVAFLGYVVSIEGIRVNPQKIEAVLDWKQPKIVSKIRNFLGLIGYYRRFVEGFSLIAAPLTKLLRKGMPFN encoded by the exons ATGCGCGAG AGGGAACGGGACTTTGCTACACTAGTCGATAAGGCGAAGATCGTCGAGGAAGTGAACCGTACTAAGTGCCAGAACCAAGAGAGAGGTAGGAGCAAGAGGAATTCGGAGCCTTCGAGTTTcgttcagaggcctaagaaaaaggccagagttgatgggccgaTCAGTGTTGGGGCTCCTATTGCTACTACTGGACAGCTGTCGTGTATTGATTATGGTAGATG TACTGTACCACCActgagaggccgtggtcaggcccgAGGTAGTAATGGGTTGGGCCATAGTcagagagcaccgggcagaggtgctggtcatactgaggcgaAACAACAGGCTCTAGTTTATACTGCATATTGCCGAGAGGATGGAGATACTCTGGACGTCATCacgg GATCCACTcactcctatatagcttgtactATGTCTGAAAACTTGAGTATCTTGGTTGAGAGCACTACAAGTGAGGTGACTGTACTGAGTTCGCTGGGACAATCAGTAAGGgtgaataagttgtttagagATGTTCCTCTAGAGGTTCAAGTGGCTATCTTTCTAGCTGATCTGATGGAACTGCCTTTTGGAGAGTTTAATCTGATACTGGGAATAGATTGGTTGGTTAAACATCGAGTGAGCTTGAATTGTGTCACAAAAAGGGTTGTATTGAGAACTGAGGAGGGTAGCAAG GATATCAAGACGGTTAAGGActttcctgatgtatttcctgaagagctaCTAGGGTTACTTTCGAATTGTGAAGTAGAGTTCGAGATTGAGCTCCTTCCTGGTACAACTTCAGTGTCCATCGCTCCCTATAGAATGATACCGAAAGAGCTTGTGAAgtttaaggctcagattcaaaaGTTACTAGATCGTGGGTTCATCTGCCCTAgtatgtctccatggggagcacca attctACGAGAGAAACAACTATACGGCAAGTTCTGTAAATGTGAGTTCCAGTTACGGAAAGTAGCATTTCTAGGATATGTGGTTTCTATTGAGGGGATTAGAGTCAATCCTCAAAAGATTGAGGctgttttggattggaagcagcctaagatTGTATCTAAGATCCGCAATTTTCTGGGACTGATAGGGTATTATCGACGTTTTGTAGaagggttttcattgattgcGGCACCTTTGACTAAGCTGTTACGCAAGGGTATGCCGTTTAACTAG
- the LOC108481439 gene encoding uncharacterized protein LOC108481439 — MTRLVSIREATEKYPRPLCPRIQKLSEIVSQSNNVWPIYAGNEKYEVDFGLGNKHVVDLFNSSRSYRKWDLSGISCKHVVSCIQLPVVSPETYVNTCYTVTTQLNIYSHLINPVKSPMQWEHVKDMESILPPMIRRPPERPKQTRRKEVDEARKSGQN; from the exons aTGACTAGGTTGGTTTccattagggaggctactgaaaAGTATCCTAGACCTTTATGTCCAAGGATACAGAAGTTGTCTGAAATTGTTAGTCAATCCAATAA TGTATGGCCAATATATGCTGGAAACGAGAAGTATGAGGTAGACTTTGGATTAGGCAATAAGCATGTGGTTGACCTCTTTAACTCCTCTCGTTCATACAGAAAATGGGACTTGTCAGGAATCTCATGTAAACATGTTGTTTCTTGCATACAACTACCGGTTGTGAGCCCTGAAACTTATGTCAATACATGTTATACTGTCACTACCCAGTTGAATATTTACAGCCACTTGATTAACCCTGTAAAAA GTCCTATGCAATGGGAACATGTGAAGGACATGGAATCCATTCTTCCTCCCATGATTAGAAGGCCCCCAGAAAGACCCAAACAAACAAGGAGGAAGGAAGTCGATGAAGCAAGAAAAAGTGGACAAAATTAA